A part of Aspergillus flavus chromosome 1, complete sequence genomic DNA contains:
- a CDS encoding enoyl-CoA hydratase/carnithine racemase (enoyl-coa hydratase/isomerase family protein) has product MSSNTPSIVIPQSYERLPTTHIKVSHYPAGAETATPVVVVILNRPEKRNAFTGPMAEDLERVFAMFDVDERVKVVVLTGAGNTFCAGADLEIGFPEGRDERPVDHRDSGGRVALAIHRCSKPTIAAMQGSAVGVGMTMTLPAVIRIAHATSKYGFVFARRGITMESCSAYFLPRLIGYSKALYLVSTGAVLPSASPHFGGLFAETLTEQSEVLPRALALATDIAENTSTMANGLNRALIWRGPESAEEAHLLDSPVLYHMFGSRDNKEGVMSFFEKRKPNFKDTLVDNGPAIYPWWTEADISRKPKVVKGDSKL; this is encoded by the exons ATGTCTTCAAACACACCATCCATTGTGATCCCCCAATCCTACGAGAGGCTCCCAACAACACACATCAAGGTCTCTCATTACCCAGCTGGAGCCGAAACCGCAACACCCGTTGTGGTGGTCATATTGAACCGTCCGGAGAAGCGCAATGCCTTTACCGGACCCATGGCGGAGGATTTGGAGAGGGTTTTCGCTATGTTTGACGTAGATGAACGGGTCAAGGTAGTCGTTTTGACTGGCGCCGGAAATACGTTCTGTGCTGGTGCGGATTTGGAAATTGGGTTCCCGGAGGGACGTGATGAGAGACCTGTGGATCATAGAGATAG TGGCGGCCGAGTCGCCCTCGCAATCCACCGCTGCAGCAAACCAACCATCGCCGCAATGCAAGGCTCCGCCGTCGGTGTTGGCATGACCATGACCCTACCTGCTGTCATCAG GATCGCCCACGCAACCAGTAAATATGGCTTCGTTTTCGCCCGCAGAGGCATCACGATGGAATCCTGCTCCGCATACTTCCTCCCCCGACTAATCGGCTACAGCAAGGCCCTCTACCTGGTGTCCACGGGGGCGGTTCTCCCCTCCGCGTCTCCGCATTTCGGGGGTCTGTTCGCCGAGACACTCACTGAACAATCGGAGGTCCTGCCACGGGCGCTGGCGCTGGCGACTGACATCGCGGAGAATACGAGCACCATGGCAAACGGACTGAATCGGGCACTTATCTGGCGCGGGCCTGAGTCGGCCGAGGAGGCACATTTGTTGGATTCGCCGGTTCTTTATCATATGTTTGGGTCTAG GGATAACAAGGAAGGTGTGATGTCCTTTTTTGAGAAGCGGAAGCCGAATTTTAAAGATACGTTGGTGGATAATGGGCCGGCGATCTATCCTTGGTGGACTGAGGCGGATATTAGCAGGAAGCCCAAGGTTGTGAAAGGGGATTCTAAGTTGTAG
- a CDS encoding putative presequence translocase-associated motor subunit Pam17 (presequence translocated-associated motor subunit pam17): MHATSISAPVRTAMMFGRIPSKALPSVAFPANSTAFYQTLCQARPASTSAQIKTSFKAPCARPQVQMPTYRVASMRANSTVSEATRKEAAKLTWNSFFQLRASRRRYSLASSVVSSMASTFIGVQVLSSQDLESLGAQVMGLDPFVVLGMATAACGAVGWLIGPFVGNAAWGLVNRRYRQAFMIKEKEFYDRIKRFRVDPSSNSIANPVPDYYGEKIGSVQGYRQWLKDQRVYNRKRRNFIL; encoded by the exons ATGCACGCGACCTCGATCAGTGCCCCAGTGCGCACCGCAATGATGTTCGGACGCATTCCCTCAAAAGCCCTCCCCTCGGTTGCATTCCCAGCCAATTCAACGGCATTCTACCAGACCCTCTGCCAGGCACGACCAGCCAGTACCTCCGCACAAATCAAGACCAGCTTCAAGGCACCATGCGCTCGTCCCCAGGTCCAAATGCCAACTTACCGTGTTGCATCAATGCGGGCGAACTCCACAGTCTCCGAGGCAACTCGCAAGGAAGCCGCCAAGCTGACCTGGAActcattcttccagctccgCGCCTCTCGTCGTCGCTATTCGCTCGCTTCTTCGGTTGTGTCCTCGATGGCTAGTACCTTCATCGGTGTGCAGGTTCTTTCCAGCCAGGACCTTGAATCCTTGGGTGCGCAGGTGATGGGTCTGGACCCCTTCGTTGTTCTGGGAATGGCTACCGCGGCTTGTGGTGCTGTGGGATGGCTTATTGGGCCCTTTGTTGGTAATGCGGCGTGGGGGTTGGTTAATCGGCGGTACAGACAGGCTTTCATGATC aaggagaaggaattcTATGACCGGATCAAACGCTTCCGTGTTGATCCCTCTTCGAACTCAATCGCGAACCCCGTCCCCGATTACTACGGCGAGAAGATCGGTAGCGTGCAGGGATACCGCCAGTGGCTGAAGGATCAGCGTGTGTATAACCGCAAGAGGCGCAACTTTATCCTCTAG